Proteins from a genomic interval of Marmoricola sp. OAE513:
- a CDS encoding endonuclease/exonuclease/phosphatase family protein, translating to MVARLRLLALALTVALVTVGFTVTSAEAAVAKVTGLKSTSQNHYNATFTIRWKPIRGATYQARWASSKGGLARAAVRPAGSASATSPALNRCSTSWVQVRAVKGAKVGKWSSAKGVRFKNPWAAKPSVRGSGISNGIKLTWPTSSYATRYRVRWNAAPFGNFPGGDAVVGGGWLSQATRTTSLKISTTPRAGDKMMGVAYANPVYVRLDANNACNKGIRSSAWTPVFPTAPDPGPGDGFRMGSYNVELSPSASQPTRIAGLAKNINDHDLDVISLQEASGDTVSALKAKLPTSWRAAPSIRLSGQQIMYDQNKFRLKASGSFLVPNPQPGKDDLITPWARLEQVHPSGGATSQDVFVVAIHLAENADASKMNKKRDAGNAARVAMRAIDAINPNDVPVIVAGDLRYHREPFGDVAGYVEAPPTFVRGGYYDSLAAVKKTNYQYSSVNGHKTQSPEAYGVATRPDYMMLKGFDGSRAYVNVANWKYNGSFVSDHNLIYADLTIPYR from the coding sequence GTGGTCGCTCGCCTCCGACTCCTCGCACTCGCCCTGACTGTCGCGCTGGTGACGGTCGGGTTCACGGTCACGTCCGCCGAGGCCGCGGTCGCGAAGGTCACAGGGCTGAAGTCCACCTCGCAGAACCACTACAACGCGACGTTCACGATCCGGTGGAAGCCCATCCGCGGGGCGACGTACCAGGCCCGGTGGGCGTCCTCGAAGGGCGGTCTCGCGCGCGCCGCCGTACGTCCGGCCGGTTCCGCCTCGGCGACCTCGCCGGCGCTCAACCGCTGCAGCACCAGCTGGGTCCAGGTCCGCGCGGTCAAGGGCGCGAAGGTCGGCAAGTGGTCCTCGGCGAAGGGCGTCCGGTTCAAGAACCCGTGGGCCGCCAAGCCCAGCGTCCGGGGGAGCGGTATCAGCAACGGCATCAAGCTGACCTGGCCCACGTCGTCGTACGCGACCCGCTACCGGGTCCGCTGGAACGCGGCGCCGTTCGGCAATTTCCCCGGGGGCGACGCCGTCGTCGGCGGCGGCTGGCTCAGCCAGGCGACGCGCACCACCAGCCTGAAGATCTCCACCACCCCCAGAGCCGGCGACAAGATGATGGGCGTGGCCTACGCGAACCCGGTCTACGTCCGCCTGGACGCGAACAACGCGTGCAACAAGGGGATCCGCAGCTCGGCCTGGACGCCCGTGTTCCCGACCGCTCCGGACCCGGGCCCGGGCGACGGCTTCCGGATGGGCAGCTACAACGTCGAGCTCAGCCCGAGCGCCTCGCAACCGACCCGCATCGCCGGTCTGGCCAAGAACATCAACGACCACGACCTCGACGTGATCTCCCTGCAGGAGGCCAGCGGCGACACGGTCTCCGCGCTCAAGGCCAAGCTCCCGACGAGCTGGCGTGCGGCTCCGTCGATCCGGCTCTCGGGCCAGCAGATCATGTACGACCAGAACAAGTTCCGGCTCAAGGCGAGCGGCTCCTTCCTGGTCCCGAACCCGCAGCCGGGCAAGGACGACCTGATCACGCCGTGGGCGCGCCTCGAGCAGGTCCACCCGTCCGGTGGTGCGACCAGCCAGGACGTCTTCGTGGTGGCGATCCACCTCGCCGAGAACGCGGACGCCTCGAAGATGAACAAGAAGCGGGACGCCGGGAACGCGGCCAGGGTCGCGATGCGAGCGATCGACGCGATCAACCCCAACGACGTCCCGGTCATCGTCGCGGGGGACCTGCGCTACCACCGGGAGCCGTTCGGCGACGTCGCCGGCTACGTGGAGGCCCCGCCGACGTTCGTCCGCGGCGGCTACTACGACTCGCTCGCTGCGGTGAAGAAGACCAACTACCAGTACTCCAGCGTGAACGGGCACAAGACCCAGTCACCCGAGGCGTACGGCGTCGCGACCCGTCCGGACTACATGATGCTCAAGGGCTTCGACGGCAGCCGCGCGTACGTGAACGTCGCGAACTGGAAGTACAACGGGTCGTTCGTCTCCGACCACAACCTGATCTACGCCGACCTGACCATCCCCTACAGGTAG
- a CDS encoding NAD(P)/FAD-dependent oxidoreductase produces MSQRRESYDVVVVGGGHNGLTAAAYLARTGRSVLVLERLDHVGGAAVSTEAFPGMGARLSRYSYLVSLLPESVARDLDLNVELRSRAVASYSPTIRDGRNLGLLVEHDEGQATRESFRALTGSDNEYDAWRRFYAEMANFATRVAPTLTRPLMTAREMAAGVEPDLWSAVVDRPLGELIEKRFTDDLVRGVVATDALIGTFADLYDRSLIQNRCFLYHLIGNGTGEWRVPVRGMGAVTDAMAQAATTAGAEIITGAGVSAIRSDLDGAEVTWHDGSREHSVRAGTVMANVAPWVLKILLGEEPDQASKPSGAQLKINFLLSRLPRLKTGVDPRTAFAGTFHVAEEYGALGTAYAEAARGQVPTTPPGELYCHSLTDPSILGELASFGAHTLTYFGLHMPEALFEVDPEARRLEAVRRAIAAIDVHLMEPLLSCVMTGPDGELCVEAKFPQDVEADLAMPGGHIFHGDLAWPWASNRESLETPAQQWGVATGVPSVLLCGSGTRRGGAVSGLGGHNAAHAVIAST; encoded by the coding sequence ATGAGCCAGCGCCGCGAGAGCTACGACGTGGTCGTCGTCGGCGGAGGTCACAACGGCCTCACCGCGGCGGCGTACCTGGCCCGCACCGGCCGATCGGTGCTCGTCCTCGAGCGGCTCGACCACGTCGGCGGCGCCGCGGTCAGCACCGAGGCGTTCCCGGGGATGGGCGCTCGCCTGTCGCGCTACTCCTACCTGGTCTCGCTGCTGCCCGAGTCGGTCGCGCGCGACCTCGACCTCAACGTGGAGCTGCGCTCACGCGCGGTGGCGTCGTACTCCCCCACGATCCGCGACGGGCGGAACCTCGGGCTCCTGGTCGAGCACGACGAGGGCCAGGCGACCCGGGAGTCCTTCCGGGCGCTGACGGGCAGCGACAACGAGTACGACGCCTGGCGCCGGTTCTACGCCGAGATGGCGAACTTCGCGACCCGGGTCGCACCGACCCTGACCCGGCCGCTGATGACCGCGCGGGAGATGGCGGCCGGCGTCGAGCCCGACCTGTGGTCAGCCGTGGTCGACCGCCCGCTGGGCGAGCTGATCGAGAAGCGCTTCACCGACGACCTGGTCCGCGGCGTGGTCGCGACCGACGCGCTGATCGGCACCTTCGCCGACCTCTACGACCGGTCGCTGATCCAGAACCGCTGCTTCCTCTACCACCTGATCGGCAACGGGACCGGCGAGTGGCGGGTACCCGTGCGCGGGATGGGCGCCGTCACCGACGCGATGGCGCAGGCCGCCACGACCGCTGGAGCCGAGATCATCACGGGTGCCGGGGTCAGCGCCATCCGGAGCGACCTCGACGGCGCCGAGGTGACCTGGCACGACGGCAGCCGCGAGCACAGCGTGCGCGCCGGCACCGTAATGGCCAACGTCGCCCCGTGGGTGCTGAAGATCCTGCTCGGCGAGGAGCCGGACCAGGCGAGCAAGCCCAGCGGCGCACAGCTCAAGATCAACTTCCTGCTCTCGCGGCTCCCCCGGCTCAAGACCGGCGTCGACCCGCGCACCGCCTTCGCCGGCACGTTCCACGTCGCCGAGGAGTACGGCGCGCTCGGGACGGCGTACGCCGAGGCCGCGCGCGGCCAGGTGCCCACCACTCCCCCGGGCGAGCTGTACTGCCACTCCCTCACCGATCCCTCGATCCTCGGCGAGCTCGCGTCGTTCGGCGCGCACACGCTGACCTACTTCGGGCTGCACATGCCCGAGGCGCTCTTCGAGGTGGACCCCGAGGCGCGCAGGCTCGAGGCCGTGCGCCGCGCGATCGCCGCGATCGACGTGCACCTGATGGAGCCGCTGCTCTCCTGCGTGATGACGGGCCCGGACGGCGAGCTCTGCGTGGAGGCGAAGTTCCCCCAGGACGTCGAGGCCGATCTGGCGATGCCCGGCGGGCACATCTTCCACGGCGACCTGGCCTGGCCGTGGGCCTCGAACCGCGAGTCGCTGGAGACGCCGGCCCAGCAGTGGGGCGTCGCGACGGGCGTCCCCTCGGTGCTGCTGTGCGGGTCGGGAACCCGGCGCGGAGGGGCGGTCAGCGGTCTCGGCGGGCACAACGCGGCGCACGCCGTCATCGCCTCGACCTAG
- a CDS encoding pirin family protein, producing the protein MPAITVDDLTVLDRLPVPGLGDTVRPVKQIIDAPSGFEGEGFPVRRAFAGVDLRDLDPFIHMDQMGEVEYAPGEPKGTPWHPHRGFETVTYIIDGVFDHHDSHGGGGTITNGDTQWMTAGSGLLHIEAPPEWLVQAGGLFHGIQLWVNLPKDAKWNAPHYQDIRSGQVGLATSADAGALVRVIAGEVGTTQGPGSTYTPMTMVHATVEPGAQLELPWNPEYNALVYVLSGHGTVGLDKKPLRMGNLAVLGKGDFVTVEGSRTQDSRTPAFDVVVLGGKPIREPIAMAGPFVMNTKAEVMQAFEDFNKGRLGTIPSVHGAPTTLQEG; encoded by the coding sequence ATGCCAGCAATCACCGTTGACGACCTGACCGTTCTGGACCGGCTGCCCGTCCCCGGACTCGGCGACACCGTCCGCCCCGTCAAGCAGATCATCGACGCCCCCTCGGGCTTCGAGGGCGAGGGCTTCCCGGTGCGCCGCGCCTTCGCGGGCGTCGACCTGCGCGACCTCGACCCGTTCATCCACATGGACCAGATGGGTGAGGTCGAGTACGCCCCCGGCGAGCCGAAGGGCACGCCCTGGCACCCGCACCGCGGTTTCGAGACCGTCACCTACATCATCGACGGTGTCTTCGACCACCACGACAGCCACGGTGGTGGCGGCACGATCACCAACGGCGACACCCAGTGGATGACGGCCGGCTCCGGCCTGCTGCACATCGAGGCTCCGCCGGAGTGGCTCGTGCAGGCCGGTGGGCTGTTCCACGGCATCCAGCTGTGGGTGAACCTCCCGAAGGACGCCAAGTGGAACGCCCCGCACTACCAGGACATCCGCTCGGGCCAGGTCGGCCTGGCCACCTCCGCCGACGCCGGCGCGCTGGTCCGGGTCATCGCCGGCGAGGTCGGCACGACCCAGGGCCCCGGCTCGACGTACACGCCGATGACGATGGTGCACGCAACGGTCGAGCCCGGCGCCCAGCTCGAGCTGCCGTGGAACCCCGAGTACAACGCGCTGGTCTACGTCCTCTCCGGGCACGGCACCGTCGGCCTGGACAAGAAGCCGCTGCGGATGGGCAACCTCGCCGTGCTCGGCAAGGGTGACTTCGTCACCGTCGAGGGGTCCCGGACCCAGGACAGCCGGACGCCGGCGTTCGACGTGGTCGTCCTCGGAGGCAAGCCGATCCGCGAGCCGATCGCCATGGCGGGACCGTTCGTGATGAACACCAAGGCCGAGGTGATGCAGGCGTTCGAGGACTTCAACAAGGGTCGGTTGGGCACGATCCCCAGCGTCCACGGAGCGCCGACCACCCTGCAGGAGGGCTGA